The nucleotide window CCGCCATTCCCTGCTCGGCATTGCGCCAGCGTGCGCCGGCACCGGCCCTGGCGGCGGCGGCTTCCGTGATCGCTGCGCGGGCGGTGGCGATGTCGGCATCGTGCTGCGCGCGCTGCGCTTTCAGCGCCTCCGCTACCTGCCCGAGGCCGCCCCGATCATGGACATGCGGATGATCCGCGGCACCGCAGACCGGGCAGGGCTGACCCTCTACCAGAAGGCTGCGCAGATGAGCCGCCTGCTGCGACAGAGCCTCCTCGGCGAGCTCCGCCAAGGGCGCCACGGCCTTGCGCATCTCGATGGCCCGCGCCTGTTTGGCGGCGGCCTCGTCCCCGGCCGACCCTGCGGCTTCATCGGCATGGCGGGCTGATTCCGCCTCGGCTCGCGCCCGGTCGAGAGTGAGCGACGCCTCGTCATGGCTCCGCGCCAGGGGGATCGTCTCGCGCAGGTGCTCGATCAAGCGGTCGAGCGTGCCGACGCGCATGCGGGCCGAGGCTTCTCCGACCTCATTCAGAGCGGCACTGCGCCCGGCCCGGCGCTCGATCGCGTCGGCACGCGATGCCTTCGTCCGTGTGATCGCCTGGTCGCCCGCAGCGATCAGGTCGGAGCGGCGGATTGCCTCGTCCGCGGCCTTGCGGAGCTCGATCTTCGCCTGCGCGAGTTGCGTGCTCAAGCTGGCGCGCTTGGTGAAGAGCTGTTCGGCCTCGTCGGTCCGCCCGGCGAGAAAGGCCCCGCCCCTGTCCGCCTCGAACCGGCCGGCCACGTCCGCGCGCGCGGATTCCGCTGCCGCGAGGCCGGCCTCCAGCCGTATCAGCGCCGTCGCCGCCTCCTCCGCGCGCGTCTTCGCGGCCCCAGCCGCCTCGGAGGCTTGGGCGGATTCGAGGGCCGCCTCGCCAATCCGGGTGTCGAGGTCGGCCGCTCGTGTCCAGATCGGGCCGAACGCCTTGAACCCTGCTTCCGAGGCCTCGTCCGCCCGATAGGCCTCGTCATGGGCCAGGCGCGCGGCGCCCGCGCTCGCTTCGGCCTCGCCGCGCTTCGTCAGAGCCTGCGCGAAAGCCGCTTCGGCGGCCGTGACATCCAGCGCCGCCCTGGACGCGGCCCTGGCCGGCTCGCGCAGACGCTCGACTTCGTCGAGTTCGGCCAGGCGGGCGCTCTCGTGCCGGTGGGTTTCCAGAGCTTCGCGCGCAACGGCGAGCCGTGCCGCGACGGCCGACACCTGAACACGGGTGTCGGCGATGCGCCGCGCATGGGAGAGGGCCGCGTTCAGCTCCATCAGCCGGCCCGTGACGTCCGCCACCTCGGCGAGAAGCCGGTCGCGCTCGGCATGTTTCTCGGCTCGCGCGGCCTCGTCGAGGAGGCCGACCGCGTCGCGATGCGCCTCCAGCTCCCTCACCTTCGCGCGCTGCACCTCGGCACCGGCATGGACCCGCTTCGAGATCTCGGAATAGATCGCCGTGCCGGTGATCTTCTCCAGGAGTTCGGCGCGCTCGCCCTCGGCGGCCAGCAGGAACGCGTCGAACTCGCCCTGCGCCAGCAGGACGGTGCGGCGGAACTGGTCGAAGGTGAGGTCGGTGAGGTCGCAGATCGCCGCATCGACGAGCCCGGCCTTGCTGTCGCCGACGAAGGTCCCGTCCGCGAGCCGCTTGAGGGAGCGAGACTTGTTCTGAAGCCGCCCGTTGGCCTTGCCACGGGCGCGATAGACCGACCAGCGGGCGCAGTAGCTCTGGCCGTCCTTCCCGATGAAATCGACCTCGGCGAAGCCTTCCGTCGCTCCTCGCCTCAGGATCGCCCTCTCGTCGCCGATGGTGATGGGGTCGCCGCCAGGATCGGGCGCCCTCTCCCGTCCGCTCGTGGCGACGCGCGGATAGCGGCCGTAGAGCGCGAGGCAGAGGGCGTCGAGGATGGTGGACTTGCCCGCTCCCGTCTCGCCGGTGATGGCGAAGATGCCGGTGGCGCCGATGGGTCCGTCGGACAGATCGACGGAGAAGGGCGCGGCGAGGCTCGCAAGGTTTTCGCCGCGGATCGCCAGGATGCGCAAGATTCGTGGCCTCGTCTCGGACGATCGGGGAACGGAAGCGTCGGGTCGGCGGAGGGTCGAACGGAAGAATGCTGCCGCTTCATAGCGCAGGATGACGGATGCGGGGCTTCGCCGATGCCGCGCGGCGGGCCGATGTCCACATGCGACTCAGGACTTCGGCGGAACACGAACCCGCGGCGGTTGCAGGGTCCGATGATTTTGACACCGGAGGCCGGCTCGTGCCATCGGGCCGCGATGACGAAGCGAGCGCGTCTCCGCATCGGAGGCTCCGGCGGGGAACGTCGGTTCGACCTTGGCCGTTGTTGGGCTCATCCCCATTGTGCAGACGCGCGTTTCCGTCCTGCATCGAGGCTTGCGACGGAGATAGGGTGGCAGTGAGTGTCCTCGCAGATGGGGGCGAGTGCGGCGCGCTGATCGAGACGATCGATTGGTCCGCGACGCCCCTCGGCCCCTTCGGGTCGTGGCCCGTCTCCCTTCGCACGCTGACGGGCATGATGGTCGCCGCCCGCCAGCCCATGTTCATCACCTGGGGTCCGGCGCGGATCGTCCTGTACAACGACGCCTATTCCCAACTCATGGGCGACAAGCATCCCGAGGCGATGGGGCGCCCCATCGCGGAGGTCTGGTCCGACATCTGGAGCGATCTCGCGCCCATCGTCGCCAATGCCTATGCCGGTATCGCCGTCCAGATGGACGACGTTTCCTTCGTCATGGAGCGCAACGGCTTCCCCGAGGAGACTCATTTCGCGTTCTCCTACACGCCGGTGCGGGAGGAGGACGGCACGGTCGCCGGCTTCTTCTGCGCCTGCACCGAGACGACCGGGCGCGTCAGCGCCGAGAGCCGGCTGCGCGAGAGCGAGGCCGAGGCGCGCGGCGTCCTCGACGGGATGGGCGAGGGCTTCCTCCTCCTCGACCGCGACTTCCGGGTCCGTCGCATCAACGCCGAGGGCCTGCGCCTCGACGGGCGATCCCTGGAGGCGATCCTCGGTCGCCATCTCCTCGACATATGGCCCGATGCCGAGCAGATGCCTACCTGGCCGCTCTACCGCCGCGCCATGGCGGAACAGGCCTCGGCGGAACTCACCTACCGCCACACCTCGACGCGGCAGGACATCTGGATCGAGGTGAGGGTCTACCCCTCCGGCAGCGGCCTCTCGGTCTTCTACCGGGACATCAGCGAGCGCAGGGCGGCCGAGGAGGCCCTGCGCGAGCGCGAGGAGCGCCTGCACCTCGTGATGGAGGGCGCGCGCGACCACGTCGTCTTCACCATGAACCCGCAAGGCATCGTCACCAGCTGGTCGGCCGGCGCGGTCGAAGTTCTCGGATGGAGCGTCGCCGATGCGCTCGGCCGTCACGGGTCGATGATCTTCACGCAGGAGGACCGGTCGAGCGGCATCGATACCGGGGAGATGACCCAGGCGGTCGAGAAGGGCCGCGCCGATGCGGAGCGCTGGCACCGGCGGGCCGACGGGACGCGCGTGTTCCTCGCCGGTTCCCTCCACAGGCTCCCGCCGGACATGCAGGGACGCTCGCCCGGCTTCCTCAGGATCGCGCGGGACGAGACCCAGCGCAGGGCCCAGGCCGAAGCGCTGTTCGAGAGCGAGGCGCGCTTCCGCAACATGGCCGACCATGCGCCGGTGATGATGTGGGTGACGATTCCGGACGGGTCCTGCATCTACCTGAACCGGCTCTGGTACGAATTCACCGGGCAGAGCGAGGCGGAGGCGCTGGGCCTCGGCTGGACCAAGGCGACGCATCCGGACGACGAGGGACTGGCGGCGGAGACCTTCCTCGCCGCCAATGCGAGGCAGGAGCCCTTCCGGGTCGAGTACCGCCTGCGCCGGGCGGACGGCACCTATCGCTGGGCCATCGACGCGGCGACGCCGCGTTTCGGCACGAATGGCGAGTTCCTCGGCTATGTCGGTTCGGTCATCGACATCGACGAGCGCCGGGAGGCGGAAGAGCGCCTTCGCCAGAGCGAGGGGCGATTCCAGGCCATCGCCGATTCCATCGACCAGATGGTCTGGTCGACGCTGCCGGACGGGCACCACGATTACTTCAACCAGCGTTGGTACGACTATACCGCGGTGCCGCCGGGTTCCACCGACGGCGAGGGCTGGAACGGCCTCTTCCACCCCGACGACCGGGACAGGGCCTGGGCGGTCTGGCGCCACAGCCTCGACACCGGCGAGCCCTACCATATCGAGTACCGCCTGCGGCACCGCTCGGGCCAGTACCGCTGGGTGCTGGGGCGGGCGCAGCCCGTGCGCGATGCCGGCGGCCGGATCGTGCGCTGGTTCGGCACCTGCACCGAGATCCAGGAGATCGTGGAGGCGCGGGACGTTCTGGCCCGCTCGCGGATAGAGCTCGAGCGGGAGATCGCCGAGCGCATCCAGGAGCGCGACCGGATCTGGACGCTGATCCCCGATCTGCTGATGTCGGGCACCCTCGACGGCCGCCTCGTCAGCGTGAACCCGGCCTGGACCGAAACGCTCGGCTACGACGAGGCGACCCTGCTGGCGCGGCCGTTCTGGGAGATCATCCATCCCGACTTCCTCGGCATCAGCGCGGAGATCGTGGAGGCGATGCGGCAGGGCCGCACCGTGCGCCACCAGAACCGGGTCCGCACCGCGAGCGGCGCCTATCGCTGGTTCGATTGGGTCAGCGCGCCGGTGGGCGAGGTGTTCTACGCGGTGGCGCGCGACATCACCGACGAGAAGGCGCGGGAGGCGGCCCTCGCCCAGGCGCAGGAGGCCCTGCGCCAATCCCAGAAGATGGAGGCGGTGGGCCAGCTCACCGGCGGCATCGCCCATGATTTCAACAACCTGCTCACCGGGATCTCGGGCAGCCTCGAACTCCTGCAGACGCGGATGGCGCAGGGGCGCCTGACCGAACTCGACCGCTACATCAACGCGGCCCAGGGTGCCTCGCGGCGCGCGGCGGCCCTGACCCACCGCCTCCTCGCCTTCTCGCGGCGCCAGACCCTCGACCCGAAACCCACCAACGTGAACGCCCTGGTCTCGGGGATGGAAGACCTGATCCGCCGCACGGTCGGCCCGGCGGTCTTCATCGAGGTGGTCGGCGCGGCCGGTCTGTGGCCGGCCCTGGTCGATCCCAACCAGCTGGAGAACGCGCTGCTCAACCTCTGCATCAACGCGCGCGACGCCATGCCGGATGGCGGTCGCCTCACCATCGAGACCGCCAACAAGTGGCTCGACGAACATGGTGCGCGCGCGCGCAACCTCGAACCCGGCCAGTACCTCTCCCTCTGCGTCACCGACAACGGCACCGGCATGACACCGGAGGTGATCGCCCGCGCCTTCGACCCGTTCTTCACCACCAAGCCCCTGGGCGAGGGCACCGGCCTCGGCCTGTCGATGATCTACGGCTTCGTGCGGCAATCGGGCGGTGAGGTGCGAATCTATTCCGAACTCGGCGAGGGCACCACGATGTGCCTCTACCTGCCGCGCCATTACGGCGAGGCCTCGGAGATCGACGAGGCCGGAGAGTTCGCTGCCGCTCCGCGCGCGCTCCTCGGCGAGACCGTGCTCGTCGTCGACGACGAGCCCACCGTGCGCATGCTCGTGACCGAGGTGCTTGAGGAACTCGGCTACACCGCCATTGAGGCGGCCGACGGGGCATCCGGCCTGAAGGTGCTGCAATCGGACGTGCGCATCGATCTCCTCGTCACCGATGTCGGCCTGCCCGGTGGCATGAACGGCCGCCAGATGGCCGATGCGGGGCGGATCGCGCGGCCCGACCTCAAGATCCTGTTCATCACCGGCTATGCCGAGAATGCCGTGGTCGGCAACGGCCATCTGGAGCCCGGCATGCAGGTGCTGACCAAGCCCTTCGTGATGGAAGTGCTGGCCAGCCGCATCAAGGACATGATCGCCTCCGGGTAGGGGCGAGGACGACAGGGATCTCGCCCCCTTCGGTGCGGCCGGGCGCGAGGGTGGCGCCGCTCGGCGCCCGCCCGCAAGGGGAGAGTATTGGGCTCGGACGGGCTTTGTCCGGTCATTTTCAGAAAAAGCCATAACTGTATTTTAAATGGCGGCGTCATATCGAAGCAGAGCAATTTTGGCACGAATCTGTTCTGTGGTGACTCAAGATGGCTCATTTTCGTTATACGTTGAACGGCAACTACGACCCCGACAATTCCGATTTAGGATATCAAGAGTCGATTAATACGGACGCCAGGACGCTCGATTTCGGGCCCGGATCGGCGGTTTCAGGGTATGAACTTTTCGGAAGTCGATTTGTATACGTGGTCGATGGGCCGGACATGTCCGCTGAGTCCCAGGCCTTCGACCTGACGACATGGTCGGCCGGCATCTACGGCGATTCCAGCGACTTCGACTACGTCACGCGGGTCACCGGCGGGGATTTCGGCGACGTCTTCCGCACGGGCGACGGCAACGACGTCCTGAACGGCGGCGGCGGCAACGATGTGCTGGAGGGCGGTCGCGGCTCCAACATCTTCAACGGCGGCACGGGCACGAACACCCTGAGCTACGAGCATTTCGATGCGCCCAGCTTCGGTATTTCCTACGGGATGAACATCGACCTGCGGACGGGCGAGGCCGACGACGGTACAGGGACTGTCGTCCAGGATACATTCACGAACATCGCCAACGTTCGCGGCTCGCAATATGATGACGTTATTGACGGCGACATCGGCAA belongs to Methylobacterium sp. 77 and includes:
- a CDS encoding PAS domain S-box protein yields the protein MSVLADGGECGALIETIDWSATPLGPFGSWPVSLRTLTGMMVAARQPMFITWGPARIVLYNDAYSQLMGDKHPEAMGRPIAEVWSDIWSDLAPIVANAYAGIAVQMDDVSFVMERNGFPEETHFAFSYTPVREEDGTVAGFFCACTETTGRVSAESRLRESEAEARGVLDGMGEGFLLLDRDFRVRRINAEGLRLDGRSLEAILGRHLLDIWPDAEQMPTWPLYRRAMAEQASAELTYRHTSTRQDIWIEVRVYPSGSGLSVFYRDISERRAAEEALREREERLHLVMEGARDHVVFTMNPQGIVTSWSAGAVEVLGWSVADALGRHGSMIFTQEDRSSGIDTGEMTQAVEKGRADAERWHRRADGTRVFLAGSLHRLPPDMQGRSPGFLRIARDETQRRAQAEALFESEARFRNMADHAPVMMWVTIPDGSCIYLNRLWYEFTGQSEAEALGLGWTKATHPDDEGLAAETFLAANARQEPFRVEYRLRRADGTYRWAIDAATPRFGTNGEFLGYVGSVIDIDERREAEERLRQSEGRFQAIADSIDQMVWSTLPDGHHDYFNQRWYDYTAVPPGSTDGEGWNGLFHPDDRDRAWAVWRHSLDTGEPYHIEYRLRHRSGQYRWVLGRAQPVRDAGGRIVRWFGTCTEIQEIVEARDVLARSRIELEREIAERIQERDRIWTLIPDLLMSGTLDGRLVSVNPAWTETLGYDEATLLARPFWEIIHPDFLGISAEIVEAMRQGRTVRHQNRVRTASGAYRWFDWVSAPVGEVFYAVARDITDEKAREAALAQAQEALRQSQKMEAVGQLTGGIAHDFNNLLTGISGSLELLQTRMAQGRLTELDRYINAAQGASRRAAALTHRLLAFSRRQTLDPKPTNVNALVSGMEDLIRRTVGPAVFIEVVGAAGLWPALVDPNQLENALLNLCINARDAMPDGGRLTIETANKWLDEHGARARNLEPGQYLSLCVTDNGTGMTPEVIARAFDPFFTTKPLGEGTGLGLSMIYGFVRQSGGEVRIYSELGEGTTMCLYLPRHYGEASEIDEAGEFAAAPRALLGETVLVVDDEPTVRMLVTEVLEELGYTAIEAADGASGLKVLQSDVRIDLLVTDVGLPGGMNGRQMADAGRIARPDLKILFITGYAENAVVGNGHLEPGMQVLTKPFVMEVLASRIKDMIASG
- a CDS encoding AAA family ATPase gives rise to the protein MRILAIRGENLASLAAPFSVDLSDGPIGATGIFAITGETGAGKSTILDALCLALYGRYPRVATSGRERAPDPGGDPITIGDERAILRRGATEGFAEVDFIGKDGQSYCARWSVYRARGKANGRLQNKSRSLKRLADGTFVGDSKAGLVDAAICDLTDLTFDQFRRTVLLAQGEFDAFLLAAEGERAELLEKITGTAIYSEISKRVHAGAEVQRAKVRELEAHRDAVGLLDEAARAEKHAERDRLLAEVADVTGRLMELNAALSHARRIADTRVQVSAVAARLAVAREALETHRHESARLAELDEVERLREPARAASRAALDVTAAEAAFAQALTKRGEAEASAGAARLAHDEAYRADEASEAGFKAFGPIWTRAADLDTRIGEAALESAQASEAAGAAKTRAEEAATALIRLEAGLAAAESARADVAGRFEADRGGAFLAGRTDEAEQLFTKRASLSTQLAQAKIELRKAADEAIRRSDLIAAGDQAITRTKASRADAIERRAGRSAALNEVGEASARMRVGTLDRLIEHLRETIPLARSHDEASLTLDRARAEAESARHADEAAGSAGDEAAAKQARAIEMRKAVAPLAELAEEALSQQAAHLRSLLVEGQPCPVCGAADHPHVHDRGGLGQVAEALKAQRAQHDADIATARAAITEAAAARAGAGARWRNAEQGMAVARGTLDQTAAAYAGHHAHLLAAHRDAAIDGRVPEELGTEAHATLTGLVETARNARTPLLAALERAKVLRDEIDALTVRIEGAGREIEAAELSRATEREALRLADLAAKGETVRVASHTERVESLGREIAPYLAAAGLSLADLDRDGAGVARRVAKIAAEHRALDQRRKGLEQEAQALAARRAGAAEAVGFTRAAADAAGQQARVRSERLAALRAERAPLLGGEETGAHRTRINESRKLARETLKQAEDARASAHATLASAMTAAEHGAASLDTARRLRAEADATFETACAPRDVETVRDCLALAPEIRSSLRQAVEARAWEAREADSALATRQADLALLLVAPEIDGPATEAATAGLAEAMATHQQGLGAITADLARDDAARARAAGLEEKVAEARGDYATWEAVNDAVGSASGVKFRLFAQGVTLEHLVRLANEHLLALSPRYRLVRGDVANLSLYVVDRDMGEEVRATRSLSGGERFLVSLALALALSGLEGRESFVDTLFIDEGFGSLDAETLDLAVDALETLQGRGRKVGVITHVAAMIERIAVQVRVEKRGNGRSVVRVVEAGAG